From Candidatus Ozemobacteraceae bacterium:
TGTGCCGGGTGAACAGGGGAATGGCGCGCATGATTTCCTGGCGTGAGATGCACCTCGAAGATCCGGAGGTGAGGGCGGATGTCTGAATCCCTTTCCTCGATGATTTCGACCGTTCTAGAGATCTATGGCACGGCCCTGCCGGTTGGTCTGCTGATCGCGGCGACGGGTGCCCTGTTCGGCGTGTTTGTCGTTCTCAAGCGCGTGGTGTTCATCGGGGTGACCCTGTCCGAAGCCGCGGCCTGCGGCATTGCTCTGGGTCTGCTCCTGGGGTGGCCCACGTTCGTTGGCGCGCTTCTGACGGCGATGCTGGTGGTCATTCTCCTCGGCCTGCCGTTCGAACGATGGCTGAATCTGCCGCGCGATACCTTCCTCGGCGTGCTGTTCGTGGCATTTTCGGCCGGCAGTATCGTGCTGGTGGCGAAAAGCGGGTTCGGGCTCGAAAAAGTTAAGAACCTGCTGTTGGGCAGCCTGCTGTTCGCCTCGCCCCATGATCTGTGGCTCATCATGGCCGTTCTGCTGCCGTGCGCAGCCTGGCTCCTGGCGAGCATCAGACCCACCGTCTACGCCTTTCTCGACCCCGACGCGGCGCAGGTGCTGGGTATCCGGGTGCGGGTGATGGAGTTCGCATTTTTCGTTGCCCTGGGTGCCGTTGTGGCGGCTGCATCGAAAATTGCCGGAGTGCTGCTGATCTTCTGCTACCTGGTCGTCGCGCCCGGAGCCGCCCTTGTCCTGTACCACCGGCTTGCGGGAGTGCTCGTGCTCTCCGCCTCGATCGCCTGCCTGGTGACCTTCGGCGGAATCCTGGTCTCTTACCGGTTCGATCTCCCGCCAAACCAGACGATCGGTCTGGCTCACTGCCTCGTGTTTCTCCTGGCGGTTCTCACCAGGACCAGGCTGCCGGGAATTGCGTGGCGAAGCGGGATTCCCTTTACCGGCCTTGCGACCGCCGCGTGTCTGCTCTTCCTGCTGACCGTGCCGGTCGATGGACAGCGCTCCGATTCGACACCGCCTCCGTACCCTCGTGAGCCGGCAGTCTCGGGCGAATCAGCGACAGCCGTCGAACCCCACTCTGCTGCAACGAGCGACTGGCCGGCTGTCGTCGAGCGCATCGGTGCCGATTTTCGGACGCGCGGGCGGGGGGCGATTCCCGATGCGGTGGCGTTTCTCCGCCGAGACCCGCCGCTGTTGTTCCGCGCCCAGGTTGTAGCAGAAATTGAGAATACGATCGCGGCCTCGTCCGGCTGGCAGATCCGCAGGCCGGCATCGGATTCGGTGAACCGTGCCGCCGCCGAGGCATACCTCGCGCTCTCATCATCGCCGGGCGGGCGAAAACCGTGATCGTGATGTGTCGGGGTGAACCCTCGTGTATAGTCTGAAGCACTTGTCCGAATATCATCACCATGAAGGGGGATACAAAACTATGAATGTCGCCGTTGTTGGGGCCAGCAACAAGCCCGATCGGTACAGCTACAAGGCCGTCATGATGCTGAAGGAAAAGGGGCACGTGCCGTTTCCGGTCCATCCGAGCCTGAAGACGGTGGGGGAGTTTGCCGTCTTTCCCGGCATACGTTCGATTCAAGAGCCGATAGACACGATCACGATATATCTCTCGGCGGCGAATCAGAAAAATATCGAAGAAGAGATTCTTCAGAGCTCAGCCCGCCGCGTCATCTTCAATCCCGGCGCGGAGAATCCGACGCTGACCGAACGGCTTCGGACCGCTGGCAAAGAGGCGATCGACGCCTGCACGCTCGTATTGCTCTCGACGGGCCGGTTCTGACCGAAGGAATATACATATATGCCTACGTATGAATATCTGTGCGAGTCGTGCGGGCACACTCATGAAATGCAGCATGCGATGAAAGATGCGCCAGAAACGGTCTGTCCCTCCTGCGGCGGAGCGTTGCGGCGCCTGATTTCGGGTGGGACGGGGTTCATCCTGAAACAGGCCGCGTCTTCTGGACCCTGCGGTTCCGGCGGCGATTGCTCTCTCGAGCGGACCGGCCAGACCTGCTGTGGCAGCAACCGGCGGTGCGGAAAACCGTCGTGTGGTGAAGATCTGTGACGGCGGAGAGCGCCGTCGAAAACCATGCCTGAGATACGGAGGGAGCGAACATGCGCGAACTGGTCGTCGCCGAGGAAATCACGAAACTCGTCGGCTGGTGGAAGAAGGAAACGATCGTCGACCGAGTTTCTCTGACGCTTCACGAAGGGGAGATCATGGGTCTGCTCGGGCCGAACGGCGCCGGCAAGACGACGACGATGAAGATGCTGCTCGGACTGACATCCATCACGTCGGGATCGGCGCGCATGTTCGGCGCTTCCGTCCCGTCGGCGGCGTCGCGGGTGGGCGTCGGATTCCTGCCCGAGGCGATCCAGCATCCGGACCATCTGACGGTGCATGAATACGTCCGGTTTCATGCCCGGTTGAGCGGACTGTCCGACGGTGAGCCCCTGATCGAGGAGTATCTGCGCCGCGTCGGGATGTGGGAATCCCGGGATCGGCTGCTGGTCGAGTGTTCGAAGGGGATGCGGCAGCGGGCCGACATCGCACGCCTGCTGATACGGCAGGCCCGCCTGATCTTCCTCGACGAGCCGTTCAGCGGCCTCGATCCGTGCGGCCAGGTGATGCTCAAGGAACTGCTCGTCTCGCTCAAAAAGCAGAATATCGCCGTGCTCGTGAATTCACACGCCGCCGGGATTCTCGCCGATGTCTGCGATCGGGTCAGCATCATGGACCGTGGGCGGATCATCCTCGGCGACTCTCTCGAGAAGCTGCTTCGGACATCCAGGACGAAGGTTGTGGCCCGGTTCTCCGATGTGGCTGCCGCGACAACGTTTGTGGCGGCCCGGTCCAGCTTGGCCCATCGCCTGGAGGGTGCCGATACGGCGGAGTTCATCCTCGACGATCCGACGGCCCTTCGCGAGCTGATTCGGGCCATTCTAGCCGCAGACGCAACGCTGGCGGAAGTGACGCCCGTAACGCTGACGCTCGATCAGCTGTTTGTCCGGGTGCTTACCGGTCGGGATTCCGTTGTCACGGGAGGGAACGCATAACATGCTGTCGCGCGTCCGATTGATCGCATGGGATACCTTTCTCGATGTTGCCCGCCACAAGATGCTGACAGTCCATCTCGTGTTCGTCTGCATCTCGCTTGGGCTGTTCAATCTCTTCGGCCACTTCTCGACGACGCCGACCTTGGAATACCGCATGATCCAGGATATCGGCCTGTCGATCATCTCGCTGTTTGGCTTCCTGATCGCCCTTTTCATCGGCTCGACCACCCTGCGCGACGAGATCCAGCGCAAGACCGTCTACGCGGTCCTGACCCTTCCGATGGGGCGGTGGGAACTCTATACCGGCAAATTTCTGGGAACCCTGCTCGCCGCGATCGTCAACGTCCTGGTCATGCTGGGCATCCTGATCGGCCTGCTGTTCCTGAAATACGGTGTGCTCTGGACCGGCTTTCACTGGGTCGCCCTGTTCATGCTGTTTGAGTTTGCGATCATGACGGCGATGGTACTCCTCTTCTCGCTGGCCGACTCGCTCATCGTCTGCTTCTCGCTCTCGATCTTCTTCGTCCTGCTCGGGAACATGGCCCAGCATGTGCAGCATCTCGCGATCGAAGCCGGGATTCCCCTCCTGAGCTGGCTGGTCGACGTCGTCTACTGGATCGTTCCGAATTTCGGGTATTTCAATATAAAGCATAAAATATTGAAAGACTTCGCCATCTCCCCCTCGTTCGCTCTCTGGGCGGGCGGGTATGCGGCGTGTTACCTGTTTTTCCTCCTGGTGGCGGGATCCTGGGCGTTCAGAAAAAAAGATCTGTGAGGGGGAGCGCATGAACAAGCATCTTGCCCTGTTCATCTTCGCCCTTATCGCCGTGGTCTTTTCGCGGCACTGCTTCATCGAACAATACTGGCGGGAGGCGAAAGCCGCGTCCACTCTGGAGGAGATGGAAGAAATCCGGGACCGCGCCGGCGCATACTTCACCATCGAGCCGAACGGCGCCTCGGAAGGGCATCATCTCAAGGTTCACGATGAACAGCCCGACCTTCACTTCGCGGCGACAATCGACCATGGTCAGTGCGATGAACAAACCTCCGGAACGGCTCATGCAGATGATGAGGAGCACGAGCACCATGCCGGCCACGAACATCACCCTCATACCCACCACGATCATGCCGGTCACGCGCATGATGCCGGGGACCCGAGCGTCTCGCCCGGCCTCGTCATCCTCCTTCGCCAGCTCGGGTTTGCCGAACTCGCGGCGAACCTGCTCTGGATTCAGATGGATGCGGATTCGCATGCCGGCCTCTGGCACCGGGTCACGTATGCGCTCGAACTGATCCCGGTTCTCGACCCGACGTTCATCGACGCCTTCCTGCTGAGGGCCTACCTGCTCGACGAGTTCGAAGGCCGCCATGCCGAAGCCGTCGAACTCATCGAAAAGGCCCTGAAGCAGAACCCGCATCGCATGGAACTCTGGCAACAGATCGGGATCTACTGCCTGAATCATGGTGGAAGGCACGGCCCGACTCGCGATCTGCCGA
This genomic window contains:
- a CDS encoding metal ABC transporter permease → MSESLSSMISTVLEIYGTALPVGLLIAATGALFGVFVVLKRVVFIGVTLSEAAACGIALGLLLGWPTFVGALLTAMLVVILLGLPFERWLNLPRDTFLGVLFVAFSAGSIVLVAKSGFGLEKVKNLLLGSLLFASPHDLWLIMAVLLPCAAWLLASIRPTVYAFLDPDAAQVLGIRVRVMEFAFFVALGAVVAAASKIAGVLLIFCYLVVAPGAALVLYHRLAGVLVLSASIACLVTFGGILVSYRFDLPPNQTIGLAHCLVFLLAVLTRTRLPGIAWRSGIPFTGLATAACLLFLLTVPVDGQRSDSTPPPYPREPAVSGESATAVEPHSAATSDWPAVVERIGADFRTRGRGAIPDAVAFLRRDPPLLFRAQVVAEIENTIAASSGWQIRRPASDSVNRAAAEAYLALSSSPGGRKP
- a CDS encoding zinc ribbon domain-containing protein, which encodes MPTYEYLCESCGHTHEMQHAMKDAPETVCPSCGGALRRLISGGTGFILKQAASSGPCGSGGDCSLERTGQTCCGSNRRCGKPSCGEDL
- a CDS encoding ABC transporter permease subunit, producing MLSRVRLIAWDTFLDVARHKMLTVHLVFVCISLGLFNLFGHFSTTPTLEYRMIQDIGLSIISLFGFLIALFIGSTTLRDEIQRKTVYAVLTLPMGRWELYTGKFLGTLLAAIVNVLVMLGILIGLLFLKYGVLWTGFHWVALFMLFEFAIMTAMVLLFSLADSLIVCFSLSIFFVLLGNMAQHVQHLAIEAGIPLLSWLVDVVYWIVPNFGYFNIKHKILKDFAISPSFALWAGGYAACYLFFLLVAGSWAFRKKDL
- a CDS encoding CoA-binding protein, which produces MNVAVVGASNKPDRYSYKAVMMLKEKGHVPFPVHPSLKTVGEFAVFPGIRSIQEPIDTITIYLSAANQKNIEEEILQSSARRVIFNPGAENPTLTERLRTAGKEAIDACTLVLLSTGRF
- a CDS encoding ABC transporter ATP-binding protein, whose protein sequence is MRELVVAEEITKLVGWWKKETIVDRVSLTLHEGEIMGLLGPNGAGKTTTMKMLLGLTSITSGSARMFGASVPSAASRVGVGFLPEAIQHPDHLTVHEYVRFHARLSGLSDGEPLIEEYLRRVGMWESRDRLLVECSKGMRQRADIARLLIRQARLIFLDEPFSGLDPCGQVMLKELLVSLKKQNIAVLVNSHAAGILADVCDRVSIMDRGRIILGDSLEKLLRTSRTKVVARFSDVAAATTFVAARSSLAHRLEGADTAEFILDDPTALRELIRAILAADATLAEVTPVTLTLDQLFVRVLTGRDSVVTGGNA